In Mangifera indica cultivar Alphonso chromosome 1, CATAS_Mindica_2.1, whole genome shotgun sequence, a single genomic region encodes these proteins:
- the LOC123215986 gene encoding growth-regulating factor 3 isoform X2, with protein MDLHLKQWRDHRHESEQQQQQPPSAKIPKLFLDLPHEPDQQHQQDPSALPLFAPEPTSKVSNLSAFSDSTTRFPKMGSYFSLTQWQELELQALIYRYMLAGAAVPPELLHPIKKSLLHSPYFLHDPLQHHYPQYYPAAWYWGRGAMDPEPGRCRRTDGKKWRCSRDVVTGHKYCERHMHRGRNRSRKPVEIPTPTTTTINTVGVAGAVGTLKTTTATSNATLASSPLGVVANGPDFGLSGPSSSVELLHFNQSSKPDNNNRSAGHILRHFFDDWPRSLEEPNNAASNASTRLSISMPGNSSSDVSLKLSTGDGEATGHQGSEREESHLNWATGWATNQMASMGGPLAEALQSSASNSSPTSVLHKLPQSSTSESSFVTT; from the exons ATGGATTTGCATCTAAAGCAATGGAGAGACCACCGGCATGAGTcagaacaacaacaacaacaaccacCTTCAGCAAAGATTCCAAAACTCTTTCTTGATTTACCCCATGAACCTGATCAGCAACATCAACAAGACCCATCAGCTCTTCCTTTGTTTGCACCTGAACCCACCAGTAAAGTCAGCAACTTGTCAGCATTTTCAGATTCAACCACCAGATTTCCCA AGATGGGAAGTTACTTTAGCTTGACTCAGTGGCAGGAGCTTGAGTTGCAGGCTTTGATCTACAGATACATGTTAGCTGGTGCTGCTGTTCCTCCTGAACTTCTCCACCCAATCAAGAAAAGCCTTCTTCATTCTCCTTATTTTCTCCATGACCCTCTTCAACATCATTATCCTCAGTATTATCCAGCTGCTT GGTACTGGGGAAGAGGCGCGATGGATCCAGAGCCGGGGCGGTGCCGGAGGACAGATGGAAAGAAATGGAGGTGCTCAAGGGACGTGGTGACTGGCCATAAGTATTGCGAGCGCCACATGCACCGCGGCCGTAATCGTTCAAGAAAGCCTGTGGAAATCCCCAcacccaccaccaccaccattaaTACAGTTGGTGTTGCTGGTGCAGTTGGGACTCTCAAAACCACCACCGCTACCTCCAACGCAACGCTTGCTTCTTCACCACTAGGCGTGGTGGCCAATGGGCCTGATTTTGGTCTTTCAGGACCTTCGTCTTCTGTTGAACTTCTTCATTTCAATCAAAG TTCCAAAcctgataataataatagatcGGCTGGCCACATTTTAAGGCATTTTTTTGATGACTGGCCGAGATCACTTGAAGAACCCAACAATGCTGCAAGCAATGCCAGCACTCGCCTCTCCATTTCAATGCCCGGAAATTCATCATCGGATGTCTCCTTGAAACTGTCTACTGGCGATGGAGAAGCAACAGGTCACCAAGGCAGTGAAAGAGAGGAATCCCATCTTAATTGGGCCACCGGATGGGCCACAAATCAGATGGCTTCAATGGGAGGCCCACTGGCGGAGGCACTGCAATCTTCCGCATCTAATTCTTCACCGACAAGCGTTCTTCATAAGTTGCCCCAGAGCTCTACTTCTGAATCTAGTTTCGTTACCAcctga
- the LOC123215986 gene encoding growth-regulating factor 3 isoform X1 translates to MDLHLKQWRDHRHESEQQQQQPPSAKIPKLFLDLPHEPDQQHQQDPSALPLFAPEPTSKVSNLSAFSDSTTRFPKMGSYFSLTQWQELELQALIYRYMLAGAAVPPELLHPIKKSLLHSPYFLHDPLQHHYPQYYPAALLQSGYWGRGAMDPEPGRCRRTDGKKWRCSRDVVTGHKYCERHMHRGRNRSRKPVEIPTPTTTTINTVGVAGAVGTLKTTTATSNATLASSPLGVVANGPDFGLSGPSSSVELLHFNQSSKPDNNNRSAGHILRHFFDDWPRSLEEPNNAASNASTRLSISMPGNSSSDVSLKLSTGDGEATGHQGSEREESHLNWATGWATNQMASMGGPLAEALQSSASNSSPTSVLHKLPQSSTSESSFVTT, encoded by the exons ATGGATTTGCATCTAAAGCAATGGAGAGACCACCGGCATGAGTcagaacaacaacaacaacaaccacCTTCAGCAAAGATTCCAAAACTCTTTCTTGATTTACCCCATGAACCTGATCAGCAACATCAACAAGACCCATCAGCTCTTCCTTTGTTTGCACCTGAACCCACCAGTAAAGTCAGCAACTTGTCAGCATTTTCAGATTCAACCACCAGATTTCCCA AGATGGGAAGTTACTTTAGCTTGACTCAGTGGCAGGAGCTTGAGTTGCAGGCTTTGATCTACAGATACATGTTAGCTGGTGCTGCTGTTCCTCCTGAACTTCTCCACCCAATCAAGAAAAGCCTTCTTCATTCTCCTTATTTTCTCCATGACCCTCTTCAACATCATTATCCTCAGTATTATCCAGCTGCTT TGTTGCAATCAGGGTACTGGGGAAGAGGCGCGATGGATCCAGAGCCGGGGCGGTGCCGGAGGACAGATGGAAAGAAATGGAGGTGCTCAAGGGACGTGGTGACTGGCCATAAGTATTGCGAGCGCCACATGCACCGCGGCCGTAATCGTTCAAGAAAGCCTGTGGAAATCCCCAcacccaccaccaccaccattaaTACAGTTGGTGTTGCTGGTGCAGTTGGGACTCTCAAAACCACCACCGCTACCTCCAACGCAACGCTTGCTTCTTCACCACTAGGCGTGGTGGCCAATGGGCCTGATTTTGGTCTTTCAGGACCTTCGTCTTCTGTTGAACTTCTTCATTTCAATCAAAG TTCCAAAcctgataataataatagatcGGCTGGCCACATTTTAAGGCATTTTTTTGATGACTGGCCGAGATCACTTGAAGAACCCAACAATGCTGCAAGCAATGCCAGCACTCGCCTCTCCATTTCAATGCCCGGAAATTCATCATCGGATGTCTCCTTGAAACTGTCTACTGGCGATGGAGAAGCAACAGGTCACCAAGGCAGTGAAAGAGAGGAATCCCATCTTAATTGGGCCACCGGATGGGCCACAAATCAGATGGCTTCAATGGGAGGCCCACTGGCGGAGGCACTGCAATCTTCCGCATCTAATTCTTCACCGACAAGCGTTCTTCATAAGTTGCCCCAGAGCTCTACTTCTGAATCTAGTTTCGTTACCAcctga